From a region of the Kaistia sp. 32K genome:
- the mprF gene encoding bifunctional lysylphosphatidylglycerol flippase/synthetase MprF: MTDEFRDDAPDYVEAGALSETRYERLRAVLAPWRPAITAVVGVAVVVLVWLAISRLISEVDYNDVLDTLHATPISTIIAALGFTVLSFLALSIYDRSALHYLGRSDVPYPIVALTAFCAYAVGNTAGFGPLTGGAIRYRFYSRLGFEPGDVAKVVAFVTLAFGVGLAGVTALGLTFAARDLAAPLELPPNLLRGIGLAILAALAGLLAHAAYGGGRIGWRGVSIVLPRPGIMLAQFGATLIDVSAAAAVLWVLLPQTDIGLPAFIAVYAVAIGLGVASHVPAGLGVFEAVIIAVVGRASSVDQVLSALILYRVIYYGVPLLAASALVTGLEVRRATSGAQASRVLRAGAQLSPRVLATLTFALGAVLVISGVTPAADQRLDLLSALLPLPVVEGAHFIESVLGLGLIVVARGLAHRLDGAWWAAIMAVGAAVLLSLLKAIAISESISLALLFVALLATRREFNRPASLLHQRLTPGWFLAIATVIVTALAVLLFVYSDVDYSNQLWWQFEFSEEAPRSLRALLGVVIAAGSIAAWSLLRPSKGKTGQPAPEEIADAVRILEAQPYPDANLVRMGDKTLLFSDDRRAFIMFGRQAHSWVALFDPIGPRAAWPGLIWQFVEMARAAGGRAVFYQVMPENLALYADAGLRAFKLGEAARVDLAAFDLKGAKRASLRHAFNRSQREGLSFEFLEPDQVAEAIDELEDVSNQWLAAHRAREKRFSLGAFDRSYVMAQPAAVVRRDGHIVAFATVMTTAQKQEATVDLMRFKPGVPAGAMEFLFVSLLLYLRDQEYRWFDLGMAPLAGLSESPAAPFWHRMGRAVFEHGERFYNFHGLRAFKAKFQPDWHPRYMAVSGGMSPALALADVTVLISGSLKGVVGK; encoded by the coding sequence ATGACCGACGAGTTCAGGGACGACGCGCCGGATTACGTGGAGGCCGGCGCGTTGTCGGAGACGCGCTATGAAAGGCTGCGGGCCGTCCTGGCGCCTTGGCGCCCGGCCATCACGGCCGTGGTCGGCGTCGCGGTGGTCGTTCTCGTCTGGCTGGCGATTTCCCGGCTGATCTCCGAGGTCGACTACAACGACGTTCTCGATACGCTGCACGCGACGCCGATTTCGACGATCATCGCGGCGCTCGGCTTCACGGTGCTGAGTTTCCTCGCGCTCAGCATCTACGATCGCTCGGCGCTTCACTATCTCGGCCGTTCCGACGTGCCGTATCCGATCGTCGCCCTGACAGCCTTCTGCGCCTATGCGGTCGGCAATACCGCCGGCTTCGGCCCGTTGACCGGCGGCGCCATCCGCTATCGGTTCTATTCGCGCCTCGGCTTCGAGCCGGGTGACGTCGCCAAGGTGGTCGCCTTTGTCACCCTGGCCTTCGGCGTCGGACTTGCCGGCGTCACGGCGCTCGGTCTCACCTTCGCCGCGCGCGACCTGGCGGCTCCGCTGGAGCTCCCGCCCAATCTGCTCCGGGGCATTGGCCTTGCCATCCTCGCCGCGCTGGCGGGGTTGCTTGCCCATGCCGCCTATGGCGGCGGGCGGATAGGATGGCGCGGCGTCTCGATTGTGCTGCCGCGCCCCGGCATCATGCTGGCGCAGTTCGGCGCCACCCTTATCGACGTTTCGGCAGCGGCCGCCGTGCTCTGGGTGCTCCTGCCGCAGACGGATATCGGCCTGCCGGCCTTCATCGCCGTCTATGCGGTGGCGATCGGCCTCGGCGTCGCCAGCCATGTGCCGGCCGGTCTCGGCGTGTTCGAGGCGGTGATCATCGCCGTGGTCGGTCGCGCTTCTTCCGTCGACCAGGTTCTGTCGGCGCTGATCCTCTACCGCGTGATCTATTATGGCGTGCCGCTGCTGGCGGCCTCGGCGCTGGTGACCGGTCTCGAGGTCCGGCGCGCCACGTCCGGCGCCCAGGCATCCCGGGTTCTCCGGGCCGGCGCGCAATTGTCGCCGCGCGTGCTGGCGACGCTGACCTTCGCGCTCGGCGCGGTACTGGTCATTTCCGGCGTCACGCCGGCGGCCGACCAGCGGCTGGACCTGCTTTCGGCCCTGCTGCCGCTGCCGGTCGTCGAAGGCGCCCATTTCATCGAAAGCGTGCTGGGGCTCGGCCTGATCGTGGTCGCGCGCGGGCTGGCGCACCGGCTCGACGGCGCCTGGTGGGCGGCGATCATGGCGGTCGGCGCGGCTGTGCTGCTGTCGCTGCTGAAGGCGATCGCAATCAGCGAGTCGATCTCGCTGGCACTGTTGTTCGTCGCCCTGCTGGCGACGCGGCGCGAGTTCAACCGGCCGGCCTCGCTGCTACATCAGCGCCTGACGCCCGGCTGGTTCCTGGCGATCGCGACGGTCATCGTGACAGCGCTCGCCGTCCTTCTGTTCGTCTATTCCGACGTCGACTATTCGAACCAGCTCTGGTGGCAGTTCGAGTTCTCGGAAGAAGCGCCGCGCAGCCTGCGCGCGCTGCTCGGCGTCGTCATCGCGGCCGGCTCGATCGCCGCCTGGTCGCTGCTGCGGCCCTCCAAGGGCAAGACCGGGCAGCCGGCGCCGGAAGAGATCGCCGACGCGGTTCGGATCCTCGAGGCGCAGCCCTATCCCGATGCCAATCTGGTGCGGATGGGCGACAAGACGCTGCTCTTTTCCGATGATCGCCGGGCCTTCATCATGTTCGGCCGGCAGGCCCATTCATGGGTGGCGCTGTTCGATCCGATCGGGCCGCGCGCCGCTTGGCCGGGATTGATCTGGCAGTTCGTCGAGATGGCGCGGGCGGCGGGCGGGCGAGCCGTTTTCTACCAGGTGATGCCGGAGAATCTCGCGCTCTATGCCGATGCGGGCCTGCGCGCCTTCAAGCTGGGCGAGGCGGCGCGCGTCGATCTCGCGGCCTTCGACTTGAAGGGCGCCAAGCGGGCGAGCTTGCGCCATGCCTTCAATCGCAGCCAGCGCGAGGGCCTGAGCTTCGAGTTTCTCGAGCCGGATCAGGTGGCCGAGGCGATCGACGAACTCGAAGATGTCTCGAACCAGTGGCTCGCGGCGCATCGCGCCCGCGAGAAGCGGTTTTCGCTGGGGGCGTTCGACCGTTCCTATGTCATGGCGCAGCCGGCCGCCGTGGTGCGGCGGGACGGGCACATCGTCGCCTTCGCCACGGTGATGACGACGGCCCAGAAGCAGGAAGCGACCGTCGATCTCATGCGGTTCAAGCCGGGTGTTCCGGCCGGCGCGATGGAGTTCCTGTTCGTCAGCCTGCTGCTGTATCTGCGCGACCAGGAGTATCGCTGGTTCGACCTGGGCATGGCGCCGCTCGCCGGCCTTTCGGAAAGCCCGGCGGCGCCGTTCTGGCACCGGATGGGACGCGCCGTGTTCGAGCATGGTGAACGCTTCTATAATTTTCACGGGCTGAGGGCCTTCAAGGCGAAGTTCCAGCCCGATTGGCATCCTCGCTACATGGCCGTATCGGGCGGCATGTCGCCGGCGCTTGCGCTGGCCGACGTAACCGTCCTGATCAGTGGCAGCCTCAAGGGAGTCGTTGGGAAATGA
- a CDS encoding RidA family protein, with amino-acid sequence MSKLKTVYGASHVPLSPAVRAGDFVYVSGQVPTDASGTVVAGGIEAQTRQTLENVKAALALAGCTMDQVVKTFAIITDARDFGGFNKTYATFFEKDPPARTTVEARLMIDIKVEIEAIAYAPLG; translated from the coding sequence ATGAGCAAATTGAAGACCGTCTACGGCGCCTCGCATGTGCCGCTTTCCCCGGCCGTCCGTGCGGGCGATTTCGTCTACGTCTCCGGCCAGGTGCCGACCGACGCCAGCGGCACGGTCGTCGCGGGCGGCATCGAGGCGCAGACCCGGCAGACGCTCGAGAACGTCAAGGCGGCGCTGGCGCTGGCCGGCTGCACGATGGACCAGGTCGTGAAGACCTTCGCCATCATCACCGACGCGCGCGACTTCGGCGGCTTCAACAAGACCTACGCCACCTTCTTCGAGAAGGATCCGCCGGCCCGCACCACCGTCGAGGCGCGCCTGATGATCGACATCAAGGTCGAGATCGAGGCGATCGCCTACGCGCCGCTCGGCTAG
- a CDS encoding virulence factor family protein, with amino-acid sequence MIRNCILAALISCTVAPALADDAPAPQQEPQAAAATTFNAGLLGKPEILTPEGDVGGTVFLFSDKDGWTPADEAVAVNLQKAGAIVVGVDTPKFFAGLEVDKADECVYLVADIEDLSHQIQRSLGTEIYHSPVIAGIGAAGTLGLAIAAQTPDATIGRTVAVDPGKVLPLKKPLCTDAPKTASAGGTVYGLAKGDLTNPVDVLYTAAAPADGKAHVADLQAQGFKIKDKAADGDAHAALESRLLHVLAPKSAGDDPLADLQLIELPATTKYNTMAIVYSGDGGWRDIDKSVAEALQKDGVPVVGVDSLRYFWSQKTPDQTAADLARIIEAYGERWNVEHFIVIGYSFGADVLPSAYNRLPAEVKDRIALLSLLGLSETVDYEISVGEFLGTSSSEGETLPELKQIKPGVIQCVYGEDEDDSACPKLEGTGAELVKTTGGHHFDGDYDALAAKILDGLKRRTAGQGNPQAAK; translated from the coding sequence ATGATCCGGAATTGCATATTGGCGGCGCTGATCTCCTGCACCGTCGCGCCTGCCCTGGCCGACGATGCGCCGGCGCCGCAGCAGGAGCCGCAGGCGGCAGCTGCCACGACGTTCAATGCCGGGCTGCTCGGCAAGCCGGAGATCCTGACGCCGGAAGGCGATGTCGGCGGCACCGTGTTCCTGTTCTCCGACAAGGATGGCTGGACGCCGGCCGACGAGGCCGTGGCGGTCAATTTGCAGAAGGCCGGCGCCATCGTCGTCGGCGTCGACACGCCGAAGTTCTTCGCAGGCCTCGAAGTCGACAAGGCCGATGAGTGCGTCTATCTCGTCGCCGATATCGAGGATCTGAGCCATCAGATCCAGCGTTCGCTCGGCACCGAGATCTATCATTCGCCGGTGATCGCCGGCATCGGCGCCGCCGGCACGCTCGGCCTCGCCATCGCCGCGCAGACGCCGGACGCGACGATCGGGCGGACGGTCGCCGTTGATCCCGGCAAGGTCCTGCCGCTGAAGAAGCCGCTCTGCACGGATGCGCCGAAGACCGCTTCGGCGGGCGGCACCGTCTATGGCCTCGCCAAGGGCGACCTCACCAACCCGGTCGACGTCCTCTACACCGCCGCCGCGCCGGCCGACGGCAAGGCGCATGTCGCCGACCTGCAGGCGCAGGGCTTCAAGATCAAGGACAAGGCGGCCGACGGCGACGCCCATGCGGCGCTGGAGTCGCGGCTGCTGCATGTGCTGGCGCCGAAATCGGCCGGCGACGATCCGCTGGCCGACCTGCAGCTGATCGAGCTGCCGGCGACCACCAAGTACAACACCATGGCCATCGTCTATTCCGGCGACGGCGGCTGGCGCGACATCGACAAGTCCGTCGCCGAGGCGCTGCAGAAGGACGGCGTCCCGGTCGTCGGCGTCGATTCCTTGCGCTACTTCTGGTCCCAGAAGACGCCGGATCAGACCGCCGCCGATCTCGCCCGCATCATCGAGGCCTATGGCGAGCGCTGGAACGTCGAGCACTTCATCGTGATCGGCTATTCCTTCGGCGCCGACGTGCTGCCGAGCGCCTATAACCGCCTGCCGGCGGAAGTGAAGGACAGGATTGCCCTGCTGTCGCTGCTCGGTCTGTCCGAGACGGTCGACTATGAGATCTCGGTGGGCGAGTTCCTCGGCACCAGTTCGAGCGAGGGCGAGACGCTGCCGGAGCTGAAGCAGATCAAGCCCGGCGTGATCCAGTGCGTCTATGGCGAGGACGAGGACGATTCCGCCTGCCCCAAACTCGAGGGCACCGGTGCGGAGCTGGTCAAGACGACGGGCGGCCATCACTTCGACGGCGACTATGACGCTCTCGCCGCGAAGATCCTCGACGGCCTCAAGCGCCGCACGGCAGGGCAGGGAAACCCGCAGGCGGCGAAGTAG
- a CDS encoding M81 family metallopeptidase, protein MRIFTASLATETNTFAPVPTDRASFEMAFYAGPGQHPETPTLCSSPIVALRKRAEADGIDLVEGTATWAEPGGLLQRATYEGLRDEILDQLRAALPVDGVVLGLHGAMVAQGYDDPEGDLLARIREIVGPDVLIAAELDPHSHLTPKRVENSNILAAFLEFPHTDFYERGEHVVDLAIRTLRGELKPVISTFDCHMIDVFPTSREPMRSFVDRMKAMHGQNGILSVSLIHGFMAGDVPEMGTRVLVVTDDRKAQGDALAEKLGMEIFSLRGKTMMPQFSIDGGLDHALGLIAGRPGKPVVIADTWDNPGGGVAGDGTLILRRMIERGIDNVAVATIWDPIAVTFCLAAGEGAEIQLRFGGKAGPDGGAPIDARVEVVRAVPESWQSFGKSRVTLGPAALVRIVGTRTEIILNTNRTQTFEPDVYSNLGLDPMSKDILLVKSTNHFHAGFAPIAAEIVYIDAGAPYPSNPRVTDYRKLTRPIWPRVENPHG, encoded by the coding sequence ATGCGCATCTTCACCGCTTCGCTCGCGACCGAGACCAACACCTTTGCACCGGTTCCGACCGACCGGGCGAGCTTCGAGATGGCGTTCTATGCGGGACCCGGCCAACATCCCGAGACGCCGACGCTCTGCTCCTCGCCGATCGTCGCGCTCCGGAAGCGCGCCGAGGCGGACGGCATCGACCTGGTGGAGGGAACGGCGACCTGGGCCGAGCCGGGCGGACTGCTGCAGCGCGCCACCTATGAGGGCCTGCGCGACGAGATCCTCGACCAGCTCCGCGCCGCGCTGCCGGTCGACGGCGTCGTGCTCGGCCTGCATGGCGCGATGGTGGCGCAGGGCTATGACGATCCCGAGGGCGATCTGCTCGCCCGTATCCGCGAGATCGTCGGGCCGGATGTCCTCATCGCCGCCGAGCTCGATCCGCATAGCCACCTCACGCCGAAGCGGGTCGAGAACTCCAACATCCTCGCGGCCTTCCTCGAATTTCCGCACACCGATTTCTACGAGCGCGGCGAGCATGTCGTCGACCTCGCGATCCGGACGCTGCGCGGCGAGCTCAAGCCTGTCATCTCGACTTTCGACTGCCACATGATCGACGTCTTCCCGACCAGCCGGGAGCCGATGCGTTCCTTCGTCGACCGGATGAAGGCGATGCACGGCCAGAATGGCATCCTGTCGGTATCGCTGATCCACGGCTTCATGGCCGGCGACGTGCCGGAGATGGGCACGCGCGTGCTGGTCGTGACCGACGACCGCAAGGCGCAGGGCGACGCGCTGGCCGAGAAACTCGGCATGGAGATCTTCTCGCTGCGCGGCAAGACGATGATGCCACAGTTCAGCATCGACGGCGGCCTCGACCACGCGCTCGGCCTGATTGCCGGCCGGCCCGGCAAGCCCGTCGTCATCGCCGATACCTGGGACAATCCGGGCGGCGGCGTCGCCGGCGACGGCACGCTGATCCTGCGCCGGATGATCGAGCGCGGCATCGACAATGTCGCCGTCGCGACGATCTGGGATCCGATCGCCGTGACCTTCTGCCTGGCGGCAGGCGAGGGGGCCGAGATCCAGCTCCGCTTCGGCGGCAAGGCGGGGCCCGACGGCGGCGCGCCGATCGACGCCCGGGTCGAGGTCGTCCGCGCGGTTCCGGAGAGCTGGCAGAGTTTCGGCAAGAGCCGCGTCACCCTGGGGCCGGCGGCGCTAGTGCGGATCGTCGGCACCCGGACCGAGATCATCCTCAACACCAACCGCACCCAGACCTTCGAGCCGGACGTCTATTCGAATCTCGGCCTCGACCCGATGTCGAAGGACATCCTGCTGGTGAAGTCGACCAACCATTTTCACGCCGGCTTCGCGCCGATCGCGGCGGAGATCGTCTATATCGACGCCGGCGCGCCCTATCCGTCCAATCCCCGCGTGACCGACTACCGCAAGCTCACCCGGCCGATCTGGCCGCGGGTGGAGAATCCGCACGGTTGA
- a CDS encoding aminopeptidase, which produces MTKFVRDPSLTHEQKLDRLGEVAVRVGLGLQEGQELVMTASLDALPLVRRITEHAYKAGASLVTTLFSDEEATLMRFRHGRDGSFDVASGWLFDGMASAFRNGAARLAIAGENPSLLSGQDPEKVSRANRARSKAYTPAMELIVGFDINWTIASFASPAWARAVFPNEPEEVAVAKLWDAIFSASRVDLDDPIAAWGEHNKALHARTKLLNDKRYSALRFVGPGTDLTVGLADDHDWAGGASTAKNGIVCNPNIPSEEVFTTPHKNRVSGHVTSTKPLSYQGTLIEDIAVRFEDGRIVESTARTGADVLAKVLDTDEGARRLGEVALVPHSSPISASGLLFYNTLYDENAACHIALGQAYSKCIRGGDKLSPDELAAKGANKSLIHIDWMIGSRHIDIDGIAADGSAEPIMRQGEWA; this is translated from the coding sequence ATGACCAAGTTTGTCCGCGATCCCTCGCTTACCCATGAGCAGAAGCTAGACCGGCTTGGCGAGGTGGCCGTCCGCGTCGGTCTCGGCCTCCAGGAAGGCCAGGAGCTGGTGATGACGGCGTCGCTCGACGCGCTGCCGCTGGTGCGGCGGATCACCGAGCACGCCTACAAGGCCGGCGCCTCGCTGGTGACGACGCTGTTCTCCGACGAGGAGGCGACGCTGATGCGCTTCCGCCATGGTCGCGACGGCTCCTTCGACGTCGCCTCGGGCTGGCTGTTCGACGGCATGGCCTCGGCCTTCCGGAACGGCGCGGCGCGGCTTGCCATCGCCGGCGAGAACCCGTCGCTGCTGTCGGGCCAGGATCCGGAGAAGGTCTCGCGCGCCAACCGCGCCCGCTCCAAGGCCTACACGCCGGCCATGGAACTGATCGTCGGCTTCGACATCAACTGGACCATCGCGTCCTTCGCGTCGCCGGCCTGGGCGCGGGCGGTGTTCCCGAACGAGCCGGAAGAGGTCGCCGTCGCGAAGCTCTGGGATGCGATCTTCTCTGCTTCGCGCGTCGATCTCGATGATCCCATTGCCGCCTGGGGCGAGCACAACAAGGCGCTGCACGCGCGCACCAAGCTTTTGAACGATAAGCGTTATTCCGCCCTTCGCTTCGTCGGTCCCGGCACCGACCTGACCGTCGGTCTCGCCGATGATCATGACTGGGCTGGCGGCGCCTCGACGGCCAAGAACGGCATCGTCTGCAACCCGAACATCCCGTCCGAGGAAGTGTTCACCACGCCGCACAAGAACCGTGTCTCCGGCCATGTGACGAGCACCAAGCCGCTCTCCTACCAGGGCACCCTGATCGAGGACATCGCGGTCCGCTTCGAGGATGGCCGCATCGTCGAATCGACAGCGCGGACCGGCGCGGACGTGCTGGCGAAGGTGCTCGACACCGACGAGGGCGCGCGGCGGCTCGGCGAAGTGGCGCTGGTTCCGCATTCCTCGCCGATCTCGGCGAGCGGCCTGCTGTTCTACAACACGCTCTATGACGAAAACGCCGCCTGCCACATCGCGCTCGGTCAGGCTTATTCGAAGTGCATCCGCGGCGGCGACAAGCTTAGCCCGGATGAACTGGCGGCAAAGGGCGCCAACAAGAGCCTGATCCATATCGACTGGATGATCGGATCGCGCCATATCGACATCGACGGCATCGCCGCCGATGGCAGCGCCGAGCCGATCATGCGGCAGGGCGAGTGGGCCTGA
- a CDS encoding MFS transporter has product MTFTAPQKSTWIALLVAVAFFMENLDGTVIATSLPQMAASFGVAPVDLNIGMSVYMLTLAIFIPASGWMADRFGARTVFAWAVAVFTIASIFCALSESVLGFVLARILQGAGGAMMVPVGRLVVLRNASKSELMRAIAVLTWPALSAPILGPPLGGFITTYASWHWIFILNVPIGIVTFALTFWLIPNEKLDARQGFDWLGFVLTSIACAGLMYGLDLVGQSHVDWVVGAGILAASALFFWIALRHSGRHPHPLPDLYGLAIQTFAVTMKGGSLFRTAVSAVPFLLPLMFQLGFGLDPFQAGLYVLALFAGNLAMKPLTSLVLRTFGFRTTLIGNGLFFVATMLACAFLSPATPWLIIMVVLFLSGAARSMQFTAINTLAFVDVPQARMAGANTLFSLVQQITFGLGIALGAIALRLADAWLTPDVEGLTLGDFHAAFLIVGVVGLIGLFDSFALPRDAGTAVSKHRPRGSTPAPAES; this is encoded by the coding sequence ATGACCTTCACAGCACCGCAAAAATCGACCTGGATCGCCCTGCTCGTCGCCGTTGCGTTCTTCATGGAGAACCTCGACGGCACGGTGATCGCGACGTCCCTGCCGCAGATGGCCGCCTCGTTCGGCGTCGCGCCCGTCGATCTCAACATCGGCATGTCCGTCTACATGCTGACGCTGGCGATCTTCATCCCGGCGAGCGGCTGGATGGCGGATCGCTTCGGCGCACGGACGGTGTTCGCCTGGGCAGTCGCGGTCTTCACCATCGCCTCTATCTTCTGCGCGCTCAGCGAGAGCGTGCTCGGCTTCGTGCTCGCCCGCATCCTGCAGGGCGCGGGCGGCGCCATGATGGTGCCCGTCGGGCGGCTGGTGGTGCTGCGAAACGCCTCGAAGAGCGAGCTGATGCGGGCGATCGCGGTGCTGACCTGGCCGGCGCTGTCGGCGCCGATCCTGGGTCCTCCGCTTGGCGGCTTCATCACCACCTACGCTTCCTGGCACTGGATCTTCATCCTCAACGTGCCGATCGGCATCGTCACGTTCGCGCTCACCTTCTGGCTGATCCCGAACGAGAAGCTCGACGCGCGCCAGGGCTTCGACTGGCTCGGCTTCGTCCTGACCAGCATCGCCTGCGCCGGGCTGATGTATGGGCTCGACCTCGTCGGTCAGAGCCATGTCGACTGGGTGGTCGGCGCCGGCATCCTGGCGGCGAGCGCGCTGTTCTTCTGGATCGCGCTCCGCCATTCCGGCCGCCATCCGCATCCGCTGCCGGATCTCTACGGTCTCGCCATCCAGACCTTCGCGGTGACGATGAAGGGCGGCTCGCTGTTCCGCACCGCCGTCAGCGCCGTCCCCTTCCTGCTGCCGCTGATGTTCCAGCTCGGCTTCGGTCTCGATCCGTTTCAGGCCGGTCTCTACGTGCTGGCGCTCTTCGCCGGCAATCTGGCGATGAAGCCGCTGACGAGCCTCGTGCTCCGGACCTTCGGCTTCCGCACTACGCTGATCGGCAACGGGCTGTTTTTCGTCGCGACGATGCTGGCCTGCGCATTCCTGTCGCCGGCGACGCCTTGGCTGATCATCATGGTCGTGCTGTTCCTGAGCGGCGCGGCTCGCTCGATGCAGTTCACCGCGATCAACACGCTCGCCTTTGTCGATGTGCCGCAGGCGCGCATGGCCGGCGCCAACACGCTGTTCAGCCTGGTGCAGCAGATCACCTTCGGCCTCGGCATCGCGCTCGGTGCGATCGCGCTGCGCCTGGCGGATGCCTGGCTGACGCCTGATGTCGAGGGGCTGACGCTCGGCGATTTCCATGCCGCCTTCCTGATCGTCGGCGTCGTCGGCCTGATCGGCCTGTTTGATTCCTTCGCGTTGCCGCGTGACGCCGGCACCGCGGTCAGCAAGCATCGTCCGCGCGGGAGCACGCCCGCGCCGGCGGAGTCCTGA